The following nucleotide sequence is from Cicer arietinum cultivar CDC Frontier isolate Library 1 chromosome 2, Cicar.CDCFrontier_v2.0, whole genome shotgun sequence.
AAACAGAAGCTGTATTATTTATTGGATAGGAAAGCACATCATAGAAGAGAACTTATGTAATTCCAGAGTAAAGCGACATAGAAGACATAATTCTCTTTCTCTCTACCTAACCTCTAAAACAGAAAATATNNNNNNNNNNNNNNNNNNNNNNNNNNNNNNNNNNNNNNNNNNNNNNNNNNNNNNNNNNNNNNNNNNNNNNNNNNNNNNNNNNNNNNNNNNNNNNNNNNNNNNNNNNNNNNNNNNNNNNNNNNNNNNNNNNNNNNNNNNNNNNNNNNNNNNNNNNNNNNNNNNNNCCTTCCTTTTTCCCTATAGGCTATAGCTGTGTTGCTTCTTCTAACCAATTGGCCACAGCAGCAATTCTCCAGTGCAGTCGTTTGGCTTAGGCCCAAACCAAAATCCTATCACTACCTACCGCCTGAAGAACAACCTTATTTTGAAGACTGATATTAGTAAGTACACAATGAAAGAGCTACTCTGAATTTTGTACAACTGCAAATAAAGTATACAGTTCAATCTGAGCTTATCCCATATCCACTTTCAGAAATTGGTCGCTTCTAAAAGCCACATTGCGGTGGAGTTTTAAGGTTGGAGGTGAAAATAGTTTTCTTTTCTGAATTAAGGGCAGCAACAGTTCTTAAACTAGCTACAGCCTCCCAAGCTACAAGAGTGGCCTTGGCATGAGCGGCTTCCAGTCAAAAGAGACACCAAACACGAACTTTTTATTGGCATGAGCGGCTTCCAGTAAAAAAAAAGCTTCAAATGAGAAATTGGTTTGAATAGCTtctcataaaaatatttcatttttttttgtgaaaacttcatataaaatctaaaaaatgcTTACAATGAGAAGTTGTTTTGAGTAGCTTCTCAAAAATCATTTTCGGGGGatatcttttgttaaaaaaatatgacttttattatgttaaaatctCTAACAATTAATATCTAAGTTACTGAatgtcaaaattacttttttaattaataacaaattagTCCAAAATAGCTTCTACTATTTTTGAGTTGGttctcataaaattcatttttagaaatataaagtTAGAATCACTTTATTTCAATCTTATAACAAATGGGCATTATCTGCGTGTGTGAGTTTACTAGTGAAGCTTGTCACTTtgtctacaaaaaaaaaaaaaaaaacaaatgggCACCCTACTCACAAATGGAACCAAAACATGGCTAAACCCACCCTACTCACAAATACCCATTGCAACTTATTGGATTAATTAATGCATTGCTATCTCAAAAAAATTCAGCTCTAGCAACAAACCCAGTGAGGTATGTGGCAATATATTATGGCAGCTTCACCTTGTGTGCTTCCTCCATCTCCAACAAGATTGGCTCTTCCTCGAGTTCTGATACATCCGACCAGTTGATAAAAACCCAATTCAAGAGAAATAGAAACTGTATTATTGATTGAAAAGGAAAACTGCTTCAAAAGATAGCCATCCCCCTGTAATCCCAAAGCAACGCTCCTAAGAAAAGAGAGGACTCTATCTTCCCAAGCTCCAAGGTTTCCAACACAAAAGACCTAATGATTCCCCACTTGTTCTCCACTCTCCCTATAGCTATCTTGCCTCTTCTAACCATCTGGCGACATCAACAATTATTCTCTAACTTATCTATTCAGCCCAATTATTGGGCTTAGGCCTAAACCAAATATCCTATAACAAGATGACATCAATAACATCCACAAGTTGCAAATGATGAGACCAAGCaatagttttaaattaatttagaagACGTCAAGCCAATGTTAAAGTTAACAAAACATGGATAAAACctaccaaaaaaattattggaacAAAGTTAATAGCAAGTTAAGATACCTCAAGGAATGCTGCATTTTGTGGATCATCCAACCTCCGTAAAGGACCATCATTTACAGAAAAACCATTCCTCCAAAAAGTGACCATGTGAGCAATTGATTCTACTGGCTGAGGAGCAGATTCCAATGTCTCACCAGAAAGCAATCTGGCAGTTCCAATAAAACTTCTTGACCTTGAAGAGTTTTCAGTAGGAGCATCAACAGCTACCTGTCTAGCCTGATCAAAAATATCATCCACAGTGTTACCACCTTTGGTAGGATCTTGGACAAGCATACCACTGCAACAATGAAAATAACAGGTACATTTCAGCTTCCATTCAAAAGCTACACATGTATGTGAGAAGAATGTAGGCACGACAGCAATATGAACCTCAACTTAAATTACATCAGATGAAACTAAGCCCCATAATAACTTTCTAGCTTATGATTATGATAACTTCTCAATTGAAGTAAATTTTATAACTCTTCTCCAATGTGGTCAATCAGATTGCAAAAAATagtggtttgttcaaatttctttGCACTACAACCCTATAACACCAATATAGCATATTGCAGAACCATAGCGTTTTGCTCAAGTTTTGTTGACAACATTTATAGCGCCACTATTTGACAGCATTGTTCCTCACTTACCGATAAGTCTTTATAAGCTAAGTAAAGTAAAAGAGTTTATGATAAACTAAGACGCGGAAACTAATTTCAACATTCCTTGACAAAAAAAGAAACTTATAtttcaacatttattttaatatattacgattattttaaaagtttattcaaACTACATAAATACTCAATAAAAGTACATTCGGGAGAAAGACACTAAGATCCAAAAATCTAAAGCTCATATCACTATTAGCCATTTTCATTTTCCCAACACATTACAGCACCGAACAATCACTCGCACATTTCCAGcatcaaaatcaacaaaagtaaaaaagataaatagaaaaaaagatTATGAAATTTGATTGTTCTTGTACCTCTTTTGACCACCGGTGAAGTACTCTTGCGGTTCATCAGATTCAGAATCGGAAACAGAACGAGAATCTTGGTTACGTTTAACATCACGTAAGGTATGGATTCCACCTTGGCGACTACCGGAAGGTTTCTTGCCGCGAGAACGACGGGATCGGAGCTCGTAAGGAGCGCGGGAGGGTGAGGAAGATCGAGAGCGAGAGGGAGAAGAGGAAGGGTGGAAATCGGGGGAAAGAGAATCGGAAGGTGAAACGACGTTAGTAGTGTTGTCGTTTAGAGGGATAGTtgggttgttgttgttgatgctATTATCTAGGAAAGTTGAAACGGCGGCGTCGAGGTCGAAATTGTGACTTTCGAGGAAGAAAAGTGCTTCTTGTTTGGTTGAAGAAGTGATTTCGCAGAATGAGTCGATGAGTACGGCGTTGGCATCGGGATTGGatttttcactctccatttcttcaatctttcttttctttcctttcattTTTGGTTCATTGTCTTCCTCCTTCTTATATGTCTCACTCACTCGTTCACTTTCGTTATATAAAGGCCCACTATACGACATCGTATTCTAGTTTTATATACTTCTCTGGTTATCTCCTTTCACACGTCAcattaattaaaagaataataatgtAGGTGCATATTTTTTCAAGAatactttaatcatttttttcaagaaaaaatatgCAGATgaatttgaagatttaaaaaaggGTCATATATAGGCTTCTTTCCTCATGTTATGAGAAAGGAAATACTCACCTCTCatcttgaaaataaaaaacaagtaaCGATGCAAAAGTGTTGTTATATTGATTAGAAATCAATAATATCtagattttagaaaaaaaaataatcttgtGTGAATTACTTCATGAATTTTACTAGTATTTGTTTTactcttttatattttgaaaatatgaatGTGCAGTCGAGTTTAGGATGAATTTTGCATCCACAATGGGCACTGTCCCTGCTATTCTCAAATTTGCACAAAAGTTTTGTTTACAGATGCTTGTGAGAGATGATTCAAAAGTCTAATGTTTGCTTGATAAAGCTTCGTAATTCTTCATAATGGACTATTCCTTGAACATTTTTGTGTCGAGTCTAGCAGAGGCAACTGAACAGTTAAAATGCATTCTCAACAGAACAAAtaacattcttcaattttagttcttgaatGCAGTTAACATTTCTTCACCACATCTAGCTAAAGTTTGTATGTAACAAATGAAATTcatctaaacaaaataaaaactgcTTTACCATAGGTATTCTAGTTGATGAATTAACCTAAGGAACTATGTGATTACACATGGCCAATAAACGAGGAAGCAACTAAAGAAAAAGACAATCAGTTTACATAGAGattgaatgaaataaaataaggagattCCAATTGCTACACTATCCTCAAGTATGAGCCGCGGGTGACTTGATGTCTTTTCTGTTGCAAGTATGTGACAGGAGCAGATAAAATTTCCGTCATATATTCATTGTTCAGGTTAAgtatttcctattttcacagCTTCAATTGATGTGGATTCCTGATTTGGAAAAACctgaaaaaatagaacattgaTTAATTAAGTAGTAATGCGTGCAAAATCCATATAGGTGTCACCACCGCAAATTTGTAAAGCACACGGTCACCAACCAAAAGAATTGAACCTTATCTCCAACCTGAGCCCAAATTTGTGCACAACCATCAACCTTGAAGATGCATGCAAACCACATAATTTCATTAACATTGGCATGTATCTTTTTAGCATTGTCATTCACATGTATCCAAGTTTTGAAGTGGAGTAATCTATAATGACTGCAGAGCTATTTCATAGCTGCAGATGCTGAGATAGTTGCTGCCTCAGTTATTAGGGAAATAGGTTGGCAAGCCTGGAGGCAAGCACTTATATCAAATGGAAGTAACTTAGAACCATCAAAAATAAGATTAACACCAGGAAGGATTGCTTCTTTACTGTCATTTTCTTCTGCTTCAGTTTTCATTGTATCCACTTGAGTTGCTTCTTTAACAGCCTTTGTGGCAGCTACATCAGCTGGAGTTAATGCGTATGATCTGCATGCACCATTCAATACAATACACTTCATGAGACTTGGGATAATTAGGAAatcaaaaaaatgaaagaaaacaaTCTTTCTGTTTTATGTTTGCCAATATgatgataagggaattttatcTAATGAATCTTCAAGTATTGAATTAGTAGAAGCTCGGCAACAAACCTAAGAACACTGCCATCAAAGCTCAATACTTCAGTTTGGCAGTGCTTCCGATTAGCAAGTTTTAACCTCTGCTGGACGCTTGATGCCCCTGAAATGGGACAAGAAGGGTCTAGAAGTGGATTCCACTTTCCACTGGCGTGGTTCATAAGCCGTCCAAAAGACTCCTTTGCTTGCTCTTTCTGGTAAAGAAGCTTTGCAGTGAAACCTGTTGATTGGTACTCAGCACAAATGTCATGCAACTTCTTCCTTAAGCTTTGTATTGCATCGTGGTGTTCAACAAATGAGTCAGACTGGAGCATCTCCGATGAAACTATCCTTCTACATATCTTACTGCACAAGGTTGGACTAAATAGTGGCATCCCAAATTCCACACTCAAAGGAACCCACTCGTACTTCACGTCAGAAGGTAACTGATCAGATTCTTTTccattaaataatttcaatagcCGGATGTAACCAACTGTCCACAGCTGCATTTGTTCAGCCAAATTAGTCAACAGATAATTCAGTTTAGAATTTTCCTCTTTACAAAGTCCTAATTCTTCTCCTACAGAGGCAATAGTCCCATCTGCATTCTTTAAGGGCAAAGGGATATCCAAAGTAGTTGCTTTTCCAGATTTATTAAGATCGTACTTACTGAGAGGCAGGACCAATGCAGCAGAATGTTTAAGAAGTGAATTTAAACAATGCAAGAGTATACTCCCCTTTACTAAATTTCCTTCAAATTTCCTTCCCAACCCTCCTATTGTGGTACCATCCCAAGACCATATAAGGGCTTTCTCACAACCAGCCAATGGAGCAGGAAGCAAGCGCATACACTGTCCTTTCATCAGAACAACTGACAGAGGCCCACTAGCTGCAGTAGAGTATAATACTAGTTTCATCCAAGGACTCATAGAAGAATATgtgggaggaccaaaatgaactGGTCCTGTAGGTCTAGGAAGAATTGAGGAATGGGAAAGAGGCACTATGGACACAAGTATATCATAGTCACGAAGAAACAAACGGTTAAGAGTTGCCGGTGCAAGAGAAGCCAGGCTTTCAGACCGGAGAATATCTACACGatatttccttttcttcttttgCAATTCTGTTCCAACATCTGACTCTTCAACTCCTACTAGTTTCTCATTGGCATCGAAATTTGTGTCTGACTCATCCACTTTCTGAATGTGATTACTTCCATCTTCCAAAGTAATAGAATGGACTCCATCACCCATACTACTAGGAATAAGTTCTGAGTGAACAGAAGCCTCTACTACATTCTTCTCtgattcaaaattttcaaagttaTCAGCATTTATTTCAGCTTCTGTAACACCAGAGTCTCTTGATGTTTCAGCCAAAGAGATTTCAGGCTCAGCTATCACAGAACTTGAATTATCATTGCTTGAGGTAGTCATACCCAGTTGATCTAACTCTCCCTCTTCTTTTTTATCGGCAGGTATTCCACCTGATTGCAGACATTCTAACACACAACGCAAACTATAGGCATGATTTGCAAATTCCTGTAGTTCTCCCTCAAATGTTGCACCCTCCAGGGTGCTAAGATCCTTGCACAGCTCAGCAATGCTGGCATGACCCAGTTTCCCCGCTTCGTAGAGTGTAACGGCATGAGTTTTCAGGCCTGACAACGTTCAACAAGTAGTATGATCTTGATCAAACATAAAAACCAATCTCAGATACACAGCAAGAAAAAAACGAACGCATAATGAGTAACCATAAAAAATTGGCGTTCCTGTGATAAGAAACAGTATGCAGATGTGCTAATCAATTATCAGAGGAAATGACATGTACATGAACTAAGAAGTCATGTTTTGGCTCATTAAGTTCCTTTTTCAAGCATCAAAACAAAAAGGAGAATGGAAGCTAAAGCTGGCTTATTTTCATTCAGCAGCATACTTTTGTAGAACAGGAAGAGAGAGAACTAACTCACAAGGATAGAagtccaaaaaaaaaacaaaaaattgagattaatcatttaaatttcaatggCATTATAACCTTGAAGTCCTCATTAGTGATTGGTCATTAGGCATTTTTTGTCATACACTCTCAGTCTCAAAGGATGTCTCAATCAAATGCACAATATTGAACCCTGATTATTCTGAGTCAAGCAGGGTAGACTAACTTAAGGGGAAATAGCTCTTCATATTGTTGATTATTCCCCTAAACAAGAAAGGTGACCACTACTAGAAGAAAAACTATTGTCGCACACATTTTGATGTGTAGAAAAACAGCAACCAGAAAATGTTGGCACTTAAAAGCTTGAAAACAGTATCTTACACTAGAAACTATCAGAACAAGGGCAGAATTAAATTGTAGAGCTAAAAACATCTGCATGAGATGTGACTGATAATGATAGTTTACTCGTgcatatcatcaataaaaggTCACGAGCAACGTTAATGTGGATTACTCATTACTCGCAACT
It contains:
- the LOC101496165 gene encoding plant UBX domain-containing protein 4-like, translated to MSYSGPLYNESERVSETYKKEEDNEPKMKGKKRKIEEMESEKSNPDANAVLIDSFCEITSSTKQEALFFLESHNFDLDAAVSTFLDNSINNNNPTIPLNDNTTNVVSPSDSLSPDFHPSSSPSRSRSSSPSRAPYELRSRRSRGKKPSGSRQGGIHTLRDVKRNQDSRSVSDSESDEPQEYFTGGQKSGMLVQDPTKGGNTVDDIFDQARQVAVDAPTENSSRSRSFIGTARLLSGETLESAPQPVESIAHMVTFWRNGFSVNDGPLRRLDDPQNAAFLESIKKSECPKELEPTDRRASVRLNLTRREEDYPEPVKPRNAPFRGVGRTLGGSSSSSEAAGEPIQTTTGASLNTASVLAVGLVVDESQPVTSIQLRLADGTRMVSRFNHRHTIREVRGFIDASRPGGARSYQLQTMGFPPKQLTDLDQTIEQAGIANSVVIQKL
- the LOC101496494 gene encoding uncharacterized protein, with translation MQRAPVTVEELLLEKAIKDECQWENLPRRLQQTVPSREEWVARTIEYCVKKRLQWNSCFARKFCKESEYYENMMRYLRKNLALFPYHLADYVCRVMRVSPFRYYCDMIFEVMKNEQPYDSIPNFSAADALRLTGIGRNEFIDIMNKCRSKKIMWKLNKSIAKELLPTQPVDFPIEPWWGVCLVNFTLEEFKKLSNEETAIVDKVCSKEEANSFVMFDPDIIRSFCRRGLIYFEVPLYPDDRFKVSRLEGFVSNREQSYEDPIEELLYAVFVVSNENATVSELATTLQADLSQLQAAASFVCRLGWATKVIDPESIFGDSIVPMSPRSTVSDEDASVASQGSENIFVDNDSTQQGEISASGNYGPHSSYTRVAFIVDANITSYLMMGSVSPGLKTHAVTLYEAGKLGHASIAELCKDLSTLEGATFEGELQEFANHAYSLRCVLECLQSGGIPADKKEEGELDQLGMTTSSNDNSSSVIAEPEISLAETSRDSGVTEAEINADNFENFESEKNVVEASVHSELIPSSMGDGVHSITLEDGSNHIQKVDESDTNFDANEKLVGVEESDVGTELQKKKRKYRVDILRSESLASLAPATLNRLFLRDYDILVSIVPLSHSSILPRPTGPVHFGPPTYSSMSPWMKLVLYSTAASGPLSVVLMKGQCMRLLPAPLAGCEKALIWSWDGTTIGGLGRKFEGNLVKGSILLHCLNSLLKHSAALVLPLSKYDLNKSGKATTLDIPLPLKNADGTIASVGEELGLCKEENSKLNYLLTNLAEQMQLWTVGYIRLLKLFNGKESDQLPSDVKYEWVPLSVEFGMPLFSPTLCSKICRRIVSSEMLQSDSFVEHHDAIQSLRKKLHDICAEYQSTGFTAKLLYQKEQAKESFGRLMNHASGKWNPLLDPSCPISGASSVQQRLKLANRKHCQTEVLSFDGSVLRSYALTPADVAATKAVKEATQVDTMKTEAEENDSKEAILPGVNLIFDGSKLLPFDISACLQACQPISLITEAATISASAAMK